In Rhodamnia argentea isolate NSW1041297 chromosome 11, ASM2092103v1, whole genome shotgun sequence, one genomic interval encodes:
- the LOC125312912 gene encoding uncharacterized protein LOC125312912, which yields MFNSEQEGFYAPSTMLGPRISFSHDFADTQQQQPIRQEARSYKEAPVSADFEFSVNNDSMIPADEIFSKGKLLPLKSNGTNPLRKMTLRDELLVDDDDLPRLTSSPGRWRERWGLKRSHFASKKGDRSESSLEKVVEDKASIFALTSKK from the coding sequence ATGTTCAACAGTGAGCAGGAAGGTTTCTATGCTCCCTCCACCATGTTGGGCCCTAGGATTTCATTTTCCCATGATTTTGCAGAcacccaacaacaacaacccaTCAGGCAAGAAGCTAGAAGCTATAAGGAAGCACCGGTCTCTGCGGATTTCGAGTTCTCGGTGAACAACGACTCCATGATACCTGCCGATGAGATCTTCTCCAAGGGCAAGTTGCTACCTCTGAAGAGCAATGGGACCAACCCGCTGAGGAAGATGACGCTTCGGGATGAGTTGCTCGTGGATGACGACGACTTGCCGAGGTTGACAAGTAGTCCGGGACGgtggagagagaggtggggcTTGAAGAGGAGTCACTTTGCATCCAAGAAAGGGGATAGGAGTGAGAGCTCCCTAGAGAAAGTGGTGGAGGACAAGGCTTCCATCTTTGCCTTGACAAGCAAGAAGTAG